One stretch of Zingiber officinale cultivar Zhangliang chromosome 6B, Zo_v1.1, whole genome shotgun sequence DNA includes these proteins:
- the LOC121992824 gene encoding calcium-dependent protein kinase 26-like: MGNSCRGSIGSRFLRNSFSALRMPASKRQQRSDDGSLDDETPNKHSSKNHDVASVAAAPALATWRGSDPASNSVLRHKTPNLKERYVVGRKLGQGQFGTTYLCTEIATGVRYACKTIAKRKLISKEDVEDVRREIQIMHHLAGHKNIVTIKGAYEDQMYVHIVMELCSGGELFDRIIERGHYSERKAAELIRIIVEVVEACHSLGVIHRDLKPENFLLVNKDDDFSLKAIDFGLSVFFKPGQTFTDVVGSPYYVAPEVLCKYYGPEADVWTAGVILYILLSGVPPFWAETQQGIFDSILKGVIDFKSDPWPFISESAKDLIRKMLCSKPSERLTAYEVLCHPWICDRGVAPDRALDPAVLSRLKQFSAMNKLKKMALRVIAESLSEEEIAGLREMFKAMDTDNSGSITFDELKAGLRRYGSTLKDTEIRDLMEAADVDNSGTIDYGEFIAATVHLNKLEREEHLVAAFSYFDKDGSGYITVDELQQACEEHNMTDAFLEDIIKEVDQDNDGRIDYGEFVTMMQKGTMGMGLRRTMRNSLNISMRNSAGPF, encoded by the exons ATGGGCAATTCTTGCcggggatcgattgggagcaggtTCCTCCGGAATAGCTTCTCCGCGCTCAGGATGCCGGCGTCCAAGCGCCAGCAGCGCTCGGACGACGGTTCCCTCGACGACGAGACGCCCAATAAGCACTCGTCGAAGAATCACGACGTCGCCTCAGTCGCCGCTGCCCCTGCCTTAGCCACGTGGCGGGGTTCCGACCCCGCCTCCAACTCCGTGCTCCGCCACAAGACACCCAACCTAAAGGAACGCTACGTGGTGGGGCGGAAGCTAGGGCAGGGGCAGTTCGGAACCACATACCTTTGCACCGAGATCGCCACTGGGGTCCGGTACGCCTGCAAGACCATCGCCAAGCGGAAGCTGATCTCAAAGGAGGATGTGGAGGACGTGCGGCGGGAGATCCAGATCATGCACCACCTGGCCGGGCACAAGAACATTGTCACCATCAAGGGCGCGTACGAGGACCAGATGTACGTTCACATTGTGATGGAGCTGTGTTCCGGCGGGGAGCTCTTCGATCGGATCATCGAGAGGGGACATTACAGCGAGCGAAAGGCAGCTGAACTCATCCGGATCATTGTCGAAGTCGTGGAGGCTTGTCACTCGCTCGGAGTTATCCACCGAGACctgaagccagaaaatttcttGTTGGTTAATAAGGACGACGATTTCTCTCTCAAGGCCATTGATTTTGGGCTCTCTGTGTTTTTCAAGCCAG GTCAAACTTTTACTGATGTGGTTGGAAGCCCATACTATGTTGCTCCTGAAGTACTTTGCAAGTATTATGGACCAGAAGCTGATGTTTGGACTGCTGGGGTTATATTATACATTCTATTGAGTGGTGTGCCTCCTTTCTGGGCAG AAACACAGCAAGGAATTTTTGATTCAATTTTGAAGGGAGTCATTGATTTTAAATCAGATCCATGGCCATTTATCTCAGAAAGTGCCAAAGATCTCATAAGGAAGATGTTATGTTCTAAACCTTCAGAACGTTTGACAGCCTATGAAGTACTAT GTCATCCCTGGATTTGTGATCGTGGAGTTGCCCCTGACCGAGCTCTTGATCCAGCAGTTCTTTCTCGCCTCAAACAATTCTCCGCTATGAATAAATTAAAGAAGATGGCTTTGAGA GTTATAGCTGAAAGCCTCTCAGAGGAGGAAATTGCTGGATTAAGAGAGATGTTCAAGGCAATGGACACAGACAACAGTGGGTCAATTACCTTTGATGAGCTTAAAGCAGGTTTGCGAAGATATGGTTCTACTTTGAAGGATACAGAGATTCGTGATCTTATGGAAGCA GCTGATGTGGACAACAGTGGTACCATCGACTATGGTGAATTTATTGCTGCAACAGTACATCTCAACAAATTAGAACGCGAGGAACATCTAGTGGCAGCTTTTTCATATTTTGACAAGGATGGAAGTGGTTATATCACAGTTGATGAACTTCAGCAAGCTTGTGAAGAGCACAATATGACTGATGCTTTCCTTGAAGACATTATTAAAGAAGTGGATCAAGATAAT GATGGTCGTATTGACTACGGTGAATTTGTCACGATGATGCAAAAGGGTACCATGGGAATGGGACTCCGGCGGACAATGCGGAACAGTCTAAACATAAGCATGAGAAATTCTGCAGGACCGTTTTGA